A region of Reichenbachiella carrageenanivorans DNA encodes the following proteins:
- a CDS encoding efflux RND transporter permease subunit gives MFQTFIRRPALAIVISLVIMFMGVLAIKTLPKSQFPDIAPPMVVVYLSYPGASSTVLTNSVLIPLEQAINGVPGMKYMFSTAASSGEANIQIVFHKGSDPNQAVVNINNRVQQMKNRLPPIVQLEGLRVQRLMPNMLMYVNLYGTDTTNVNMKYIFNYAYINMLPELQRINGVGRAQIIGSRQYAMRVWLNPDRMRAYNISSEEVMEALNEQSIIGSPGRLGRADSKRSEAIEYVLTYKGRFNEAEEYKDVIVRANSEGEVLRLKDIADVELGSEYYDIYSNKDEFPSAAITLNQAYGSNATEVIEEVKAKLEEMKKDFPPGVEYEISYDVSNFLDASIEEVIHTLRDAFILVSLVVFLFLGDWRSTLIPTLAVPVSLIGAFFAMQMFGLNINMITLFALVLAIGIVVDDAIVVVEAVHAKMEEKHLSPFKAVKEVLVEISGAIIAITLLMTAVFVPVSFMSGPVGIFYRQFAITMASSIVISGVVALTLTPVLCAIILKNNHGQPRKKTLMNRFMDGFNRGFEKLTGKYTGLLKLIANRRTVTFGLLILFSLGTFGVAKLLPSGFIPSEDQGMIYAVLQTPPGSTLERTYAISRQLQKYAMEVDAIQSVSSLAGYEILTQGRGSNSGTLLINLKPWHERHHTVKEVIEELEEKAKDIPGAQIEFFDPPAVPGYGAAGGIALQLLDKNSEINYQRLGEVNEDFMDALEERPELTSLFTFYRTDYPQYELEIDNELAMQKGVSIGRAMDNLSIMVGSTYDLGFIKFGRFFKVFVQADPAFRKLPSDVMKLYVKNDIGEEVPYSSFMKIKKTQGIYEINRYNMYTTASIRCSPAKGYSSGEAITAIQEVAEQTLPRGYDIDWSGLQKDEVARGNESVYIFIIVLIFVYLVLTAQYESFILPLAVILSLPAGIFGSFLVVKAMGLANDIYAQVALVMLVGLLGKNAVLIVEFAVQKHQEGMTVLEAAIEGARVRFRPILMTSFAFIAGLIPLILASGPGAIGNRTIGASALGGMLFGTIFGVVIVPGLYYIFGTWADGRKLIKDEDFEPLTEHHNG, from the coding sequence ATGTTTCAAACATTCATACGTAGGCCAGCCCTAGCCATAGTGATCTCTTTGGTCATTATGTTTATGGGAGTACTCGCCATCAAAACGTTACCCAAATCACAGTTTCCTGATATTGCACCACCGATGGTGGTGGTCTATTTGTCTTATCCAGGAGCTAGTTCGACTGTATTGACAAATTCAGTTTTGATTCCGTTAGAGCAAGCCATTAATGGTGTGCCTGGCATGAAATACATGTTTTCTACAGCGGCCAGCTCAGGTGAGGCCAATATACAGATCGTTTTCCACAAAGGGAGTGATCCTAACCAGGCCGTAGTAAACATCAATAACAGAGTGCAACAAATGAAAAACCGCCTCCCACCCATTGTGCAGTTGGAAGGGTTGAGGGTGCAACGTTTGATGCCTAACATGCTGATGTATGTAAATCTGTACGGTACAGATACGACTAATGTAAATATGAAGTATATCTTCAATTACGCATACATCAATATGCTGCCAGAGCTGCAGCGGATCAATGGTGTAGGTCGTGCCCAAATCATTGGTAGTAGACAGTATGCCATGCGTGTATGGTTGAATCCAGACAGAATGCGGGCATACAATATCTCGTCGGAAGAAGTAATGGAAGCTCTCAATGAGCAAAGTATCATTGGGTCTCCGGGTAGACTAGGACGAGCAGATAGTAAACGATCCGAAGCAATTGAGTATGTGTTGACCTACAAAGGTAGGTTCAATGAAGCCGAAGAGTACAAGGATGTCATTGTCAGAGCCAACTCTGAAGGAGAGGTTTTGAGACTAAAAGATATCGCAGACGTAGAGTTGGGTAGTGAGTATTATGATATTTACTCCAACAAAGACGAATTTCCATCGGCAGCAATAACCCTAAACCAAGCCTATGGCAGTAATGCCACCGAAGTGATCGAAGAAGTAAAAGCCAAGCTAGAGGAAATGAAAAAGGATTTTCCTCCAGGAGTAGAGTACGAAATCAGTTATGATGTCTCTAATTTCTTGGATGCTTCTATCGAGGAAGTTATTCACACCCTGAGAGATGCTTTTATTCTGGTGTCACTTGTTGTATTTCTGTTTTTGGGCGATTGGCGCTCTACACTGATTCCGACGTTGGCGGTTCCAGTGTCGCTGATCGGTGCCTTCTTTGCTATGCAGATGTTTGGTCTTAATATCAATATGATCACCTTGTTTGCTCTGGTACTAGCCATCGGTATTGTAGTAGATGATGCGATTGTGGTGGTAGAGGCTGTGCATGCCAAGATGGAAGAGAAACACTTATCGCCATTTAAAGCAGTGAAAGAGGTACTTGTAGAAATCAGTGGAGCCATTATCGCCATCACGCTTTTGATGACAGCGGTATTCGTGCCAGTGTCATTCATGTCGGGGCCTGTAGGTATATTTTATAGACAGTTTGCAATTACGATGGCATCGTCTATTGTGATCTCTGGAGTAGTAGCCTTGACACTTACGCCTGTGCTCTGTGCCATTATTTTGAAAAACAACCATGGTCAGCCAAGAAAGAAAACGTTGATGAATCGATTTATGGATGGATTCAACAGGGGGTTTGAGAAACTGACGGGAAAATACACGGGACTTTTGAAGCTAATAGCTAATCGGCGTACAGTCACCTTTGGTTTGTTGATCTTGTTTAGCTTAGGAACTTTTGGAGTAGCCAAGCTGCTTCCATCTGGTTTTATTCCATCCGAAGACCAAGGGATGATCTACGCAGTATTGCAGACGCCTCCGGGTTCTACGCTGGAGAGAACATATGCGATCAGCCGCCAGCTCCAGAAGTATGCTATGGAAGTGGATGCTATTCAATCAGTGTCTTCGCTAGCTGGATATGAAATATTGACACAAGGTAGAGGGTCTAACTCTGGCACTCTTCTAATCAACCTCAAGCCGTGGCATGAGCGTCACCATACGGTGAAGGAAGTGATTGAAGAATTGGAGGAAAAAGCCAAGGACATTCCAGGGGCACAAATCGAGTTTTTTGATCCACCAGCAGTGCCTGGGTATGGTGCAGCAGGGGGTATTGCACTTCAGCTGTTAGACAAAAATTCCGAAATCAACTATCAACGGTTGGGTGAAGTCAACGAAGATTTTATGGATGCCCTAGAAGAAAGACCAGAACTTACTTCTTTGTTTACATTCTACAGAACGGATTATCCTCAGTATGAATTAGAAATAGATAATGAACTAGCCATGCAGAAAGGAGTATCCATCGGCCGAGCCATGGACAACCTTTCCATCATGGTAGGTAGTACCTATGACTTGGGTTTTATCAAATTTGGTAGATTTTTTAAGGTCTTTGTACAGGCAGATCCAGCTTTTAGGAAGTTACCTTCTGATGTGATGAAACTCTATGTTAAAAACGACATAGGTGAAGAGGTGCCTTATTCTTCTTTTATGAAAATAAAGAAAACGCAGGGTATCTATGAGATCAACAGATACAATATGTACACCACAGCGTCTATCAGGTGTTCGCCAGCCAAAGGCTATAGTAGTGGTGAGGCTATTACAGCTATACAGGAAGTGGCTGAGCAGACATTGCCGAGAGGCTATGATATCGACTGGTCTGGTCTGCAAAAGGATGAGGTAGCAAGAGGTAACGAATCTGTGTACATCTTCATCATCGTATTGATCTTTGTTTATCTGGTGCTGACGGCACAGTACGAAAGTTTCATTCTTCCGTTGGCCGTTATTCTTTCGCTTCCAGCAGGGATTTTCGGATCGTTCTTGGTAGTTAAAGCCATGGGACTGGCCAATGACATATATGCACAGGTGGCACTGGTGATGTTAGTCGGTTTGTTAGGTAAGAATGCCGTCTTGATTGTAGAGTTTGCAGTACAAAAGCATCAGGAAGGAATGACCGTGTTGGAAGCAGCCATTGAAGGAGCTAGAGTGCGTTTTCGCCCTATTCTGATGACCTCATTTGCTTTTATTGCTGGTTTGATTCCACTCATTCTTGCTTCAGGACCAGGAGCAATTGGCAATCGTACCATTGGTGCTTCTGCACTTGGGGGGATGCTATTCGGAACCATATTTGGAGTGGTTATCGTCCCAGGATTGTACTACATATTTGGTACATGGGCAGATGGCCGCAAATTGATTAAAGATGAAGATTTTGAGCCTTTAACAGAACATCACAATGGATAA
- a CDS encoding KAP family NTPase, translated as MNTEHIIEVFSEYLDNKKTQYALLINGKWGCGKTYFWKNQLSRVATTKKLNPIYISLNGISSISDLESLLFIRLIPVIGKEEKNWFSNSVKVIGNVLNQTSKIFLKTDLNDLLKGVSLDSLDFSNYIICFDDLERCQIPVKETLGYINNFVEHKKLKSIFLADEPNIDKSQQGYASIKEKIIGRTINFETNIEDALPHLFERYRESHEEFHTFLLSKQNRFVELAFVYDLQNLRIIDFYLDLLKGLYGNIKDIEEDYMDEIIFFSLIITIEFKEGKLTSSDNKDFKKLDNIDEYRQSLSLSKNKEISKEEPKEYVQHFYEKYISGSVNSYFFYSSIYSYILSGFLDQIVLKEEIKDRYPDQIPIEIEEFRALITYKFRELDDSTFNKYSKSVLKYAKEGKYSIYDYVQLAKFYFYFSENKLVDRSVEEIILDLKTGLQIAKEKRQINNHVLDSIFHFGDRDARVMEIMKHVKEIHIEIRNEQLNYSNSEIIECLRKNNEFDLAEVFKKHFLSKEFLPYIDVDALLEAIKESSNKQLFNFTELLQDRYKSNNIGEFLYEDFDPLSELRRKLETYLNESEESLKPLRLFLFSNLEVGLAIILDKLNTTKK; from the coding sequence ATGAATACCGAGCACATTATTGAAGTTTTTTCTGAATATTTAGATAATAAGAAAACTCAATATGCATTACTTATTAATGGTAAGTGGGGATGCGGTAAAACCTACTTTTGGAAGAACCAATTGAGCCGAGTGGCTACCACAAAAAAACTGAATCCAATCTACATATCGCTCAACGGAATAAGTTCTATCAGCGATCTTGAGAGTTTGTTATTTATTCGATTAATTCCCGTAATTGGTAAAGAAGAAAAGAATTGGTTCTCAAACTCCGTTAAAGTAATAGGCAATGTATTGAATCAAACAAGTAAGATTTTTCTCAAAACGGATTTAAACGATTTATTAAAGGGAGTGAGCCTTGACTCGCTTGACTTTTCCAATTACATAATATGTTTTGATGACCTTGAAAGGTGTCAAATTCCCGTAAAGGAAACATTAGGTTACATCAACAATTTCGTAGAACATAAAAAATTGAAATCAATATTTCTTGCTGATGAACCAAACATAGATAAAAGTCAACAAGGATATGCTAGTATTAAAGAAAAGATCATTGGAAGAACTATCAATTTTGAAACGAATATTGAAGATGCTCTGCCTCATTTGTTCGAAAGATACCGTGAATCTCACGAGGAATTTCACACGTTTTTACTTTCGAAACAAAATAGATTTGTTGAATTAGCATTTGTATATGACTTACAAAACCTCCGAATAATTGACTTTTATCTTGATCTATTAAAAGGTCTTTATGGAAATATAAAAGACATTGAAGAAGATTATATGGATGAAATAATCTTCTTCTCACTAATCATAACAATAGAATTTAAAGAGGGAAAATTAACTTCATCTGATAATAAAGATTTTAAGAAATTAGATAATATTGATGAGTATCGTCAATCATTAAGTTTGTCAAAAAACAAAGAAATTAGCAAAGAAGAGCCTAAAGAGTACGTTCAACATTTTTATGAAAAGTATATATCTGGATCAGTTAATTCTTATTTTTTCTACTCTTCAATTTATTCTTACATTCTTTCAGGCTTTCTTGACCAGATTGTTTTAAAGGAAGAAATAAAGGATCGTTACCCTGATCAAATCCCTATTGAGATTGAAGAGTTTAGAGCTCTAATCACTTATAAATTTCGAGAATTGGATGATTCCACATTTAATAAGTACAGCAAAAGTGTGTTGAAATATGCGAAGGAAGGAAAATACAGTATTTATGATTATGTACAGCTTGCTAAGTTCTATTTCTATTTCTCTGAAAATAAACTAGTAGATAGATCAGTTGAAGAGATTATTTTGGATCTAAAGACGGGGTTGCAAATTGCGAAGGAAAAGAGACAGATTAATAATCATGTCCTTGATTCGATTTTTCATTTTGGAGACAGAGATGCTCGGGTAATGGAGATTATGAAACATGTTAAAGAGATTCATATAGAAATACGTAACGAACAACTTAATTATAGTAACTCAGAGATTATTGAATGCTTAAGGAAGAACAATGAATTTGATTTGGCTGAAGTATTTAAGAAGCATTTCTTATCAAAAGAATTCCTTCCATACATTGATGTAGATGCACTACTGGAAGCTATAAAAGAATCCTCAAATAAGCAGCTCTTCAATTTTACAGAACTATTACAGGATCGCTACAAATCAAACAACATAGGCGAGTTCTTATATGAAGATTTTGATCCATTGTCTGAACTTAGAAGGAAATTGGAGACTTATCTCAATGAATCTGAAGAAAGCTTAAAACCATTGAGACTATTTTTATTCTCGAACCTAGAAGTTGGATTAGCAATTATTTTGGACAAACTGAATACTACTAAAAAATAA
- a CDS encoding RNA polymerase sigma factor, with protein MVIKIGRNNSESELIRQCKRQDRRAQRWLYEQQAPVMLTVCRRYIGDADMAEELMISGFAKVFAKLDQYQAQGSFQGWIRRIMVTTCLEWIRKNRQLYKEVDLDEINPSVDYETVDHHLEAEDLMQVITQLPQGYRTIFNLYAIEGYSHQEIADQLGLSVNTSKSQLSRARQWLQKQLAQQEIKQRDNGS; from the coding sequence ATGGTGATTAAAATAGGTCGAAACAACTCTGAATCTGAGCTGATACGTCAGTGCAAGCGTCAAGATAGGCGGGCACAGCGATGGCTATATGAGCAGCAAGCGCCCGTGATGCTTACGGTATGTAGGCGCTATATCGGCGATGCAGATATGGCCGAAGAGCTGATGATCAGCGGATTTGCCAAGGTGTTTGCCAAGCTGGATCAGTATCAGGCACAGGGGAGTTTTCAGGGGTGGATCAGGCGCATCATGGTGACTACCTGCTTGGAGTGGATTAGAAAAAACAGACAGCTCTATAAGGAAGTAGACCTCGATGAGATCAATCCTTCGGTAGATTATGAGACGGTCGATCACCATTTGGAGGCCGAAGACTTGATGCAGGTGATTACTCAATTGCCGCAAGGCTATCGTACCATTTTCAACTTGTATGCCATAGAGGGATATAGTCATCAGGAGATTGCGGATCAGCTGGGGCTTTCGGTCAACACCTCAAAATCGCAGTTGAGCAGAGCCAGACAATGGCTACAAAAGCAGTTGGCGCAGCAGGAGATAAAACAAAGAGACAATGGAAGCTAG
- a CDS encoding N-acetylmuramoyl-L-alanine amidase family protein, protein MKNIFAIPFFSILLILSSFNYTGVKDFTVRKIVIDAGHGGKDPGTFGAYSKEKDVALSIALETGEIIKKYMPDVEVIYTRQDDSFPTLFERSDLANKNDADLFISIHCNNAPWSNEVHGTETYVMGLKNFDRNFEVAKRENSVILLEDNYEETYQGFDPNSPESYILFSLTQSVYQEQSILIATNVEDQFKNRVGRKSRGVKQSSLYLLWSSAMPSILVETGFLSNPKEEKELNDKLQQTYIASGIYRAFRDYKTEIESKN, encoded by the coding sequence ATGAAAAATATTTTTGCAATACCATTTTTTTCAATTCTGTTGATTTTAAGCTCCTTTAACTATACAGGAGTCAAAGATTTTACAGTCCGAAAGATAGTGATTGATGCTGGACATGGCGGCAAAGACCCAGGTACTTTTGGCGCTTACTCCAAAGAAAAAGACGTTGCACTAAGCATCGCACTGGAAACTGGAGAGATTATAAAAAAATACATGCCTGATGTAGAAGTCATCTACACCAGGCAAGATGATAGTTTCCCTACCTTATTCGAACGATCAGACTTGGCAAACAAGAACGATGCCGATCTGTTTATATCCATTCACTGCAACAATGCCCCTTGGAGCAACGAAGTACATGGTACCGAGACCTATGTGATGGGATTGAAAAATTTTGACAGAAATTTTGAGGTAGCCAAAAGAGAAAATTCTGTTATTCTTCTGGAAGATAATTACGAAGAAACCTATCAGGGATTTGACCCTAACTCTCCAGAGTCTTACATCCTATTTTCACTTACACAATCTGTCTATCAGGAACAAAGCATCCTGATCGCCACCAATGTAGAAGACCAATTCAAAAACCGAGTAGGAAGAAAAAGCCGTGGAGTAAAACAATCTAGCCTATACTTGCTATGGAGTTCGGCCATGCCAAGTATATTAGTAGAAACTGGATTTTTGAGTAATCCTAAGGAGGAAAAAGAATTAAATGATAAATTGCAACAAACCTATATTGCTTCGGGTATATACCGAGCATTCCGTGATTACAAAACCGAAATCGAATCTAAAAACTAA
- a CDS encoding MlaD family protein: MSKEVKVGLFAIISGAILYFGFNFLKGQNFFSPTNKYYVLYKNIDGLNVSNPVIVNGFAVGRVSSIGILQQMDNKIIVELDVDEKVILGDSTVAQLTNSDFLGSKAILLEIGDLSKPLESGDTLKSDIDKGLAALFESAEPITSNLTVTIRRVNEILLGMEGAGEEIKEVLTSLNTTLKGVNMFVRQNNSNLKQTLEGVNVLLANINTKVDMLEPVLNQADSTLNMVQNLPIDSAINSLNGTLAQLTLMIEDINAGKGSVGKMLKEDSLYNNLNKTIEDLDRLLIHFDENPKHFLGPLAKSKKKIEKDRAEEAAKDE, from the coding sequence GTGAGCAAAGAAGTAAAAGTAGGCTTGTTCGCCATCATCTCTGGTGCCATCCTCTATTTCGGATTCAACTTCCTTAAAGGACAAAATTTTTTCTCTCCCACCAACAAGTACTATGTACTTTACAAAAACATTGATGGGCTGAATGTATCCAACCCTGTGATTGTAAACGGCTTTGCCGTTGGACGAGTAAGTTCCATTGGCATCTTGCAACAGATGGACAACAAGATCATCGTAGAACTAGATGTAGACGAAAAGGTAATCTTGGGAGACTCTACCGTGGCTCAATTGACCAACAGTGACTTTCTGGGCAGTAAAGCTATTTTGTTGGAAATCGGCGATCTATCTAAACCACTAGAAAGCGGCGATACCCTAAAATCTGACATAGACAAAGGACTCGCTGCCCTGTTCGAAAGTGCTGAACCCATCACTTCCAACTTAACTGTTACCATACGAAGAGTCAACGAAATCTTGCTAGGCATGGAAGGTGCTGGTGAAGAAATCAAAGAGGTATTGACATCATTAAACACGACCTTGAAAGGAGTCAATATGTTTGTGAGACAAAACAACAGCAACCTAAAGCAAACACTTGAGGGAGTCAACGTACTGCTGGCTAACATCAATACCAAAGTAGACATGCTAGAACCCGTGCTAAACCAAGCAGATTCTACACTCAACATGGTACAAAACCTACCAATAGACAGTGCCATCAATTCACTAAACGGAACACTGGCTCAGCTTACGCTAATGATAGAAGACATCAATGCAGGCAAGGGTAGCGTAGGAAAAATGCTCAAAGAAGACAGCCTATACAACAACCTCAACAAAACGATCGAGGACTTGGATAGACTATTGATTCACTTCGACGAAAACCCTAAGCACTTCTTAGGACCATTGGCCAAATCCAAAAAGAAAATCGAAAAAGACCGAGCCGAAGAAGCCGCCAAAGACGAATAA
- a CDS encoding TolC family protein yields the protein MDNRKIYQCIGVACFVIGFSACAPSIVSKTENVDVVPEQYNDAQDTTNTAGLVWKEFFSDPYLTALIDTALYNNQELNITLQEIEIARNEVRAKKGEYLPSVGIGAGAGVDKVGRYTSKGSSEATTDIKPGKETPDPLPDYGFGAYATWEVDIWRKLRNAKKSAYTRYISSIDGKNFLVTSLIAEIANSYYELLALDNQLAILQQNIELQNNAYEMVKLQKQASRVTELAVRRFEAQVLDTKSIQYGIQQSIIETENRINYLVGRYPQRVERDHVSFGELVPNTIAAGIPSQLLENRPDVRQAEMQLIASKLDVKVAKAQFYPSLTIRAGVGFQAFNPAYLLTTPESLIYSLAGDITAPLINRNAIKAAYYSANARQIQAVFNYERTILNAYVEVVNEMSSISNLASTYDLKEQQVQTLNESIDISNFLFKSARADYMEVLLTQREALESRFELIETKKKQMNAMVNVYRALGGGWKE from the coding sequence ATGGATAATAGAAAAATATATCAATGTATAGGTGTCGCTTGCTTTGTGATAGGCTTTTCGGCTTGTGCACCTAGTATAGTTTCGAAAACAGAAAATGTAGACGTAGTACCTGAGCAGTATAACGATGCTCAGGATACTACCAATACCGCGGGCCTTGTTTGGAAAGAATTCTTTTCAGATCCTTACCTGACGGCCCTTATCGATACGGCTTTGTATAATAATCAAGAGCTGAATATTACCTTGCAGGAAATCGAGATTGCTCGAAATGAGGTGAGAGCTAAGAAGGGGGAGTACCTCCCTTCTGTAGGTATTGGTGCTGGCGCTGGAGTAGACAAAGTGGGTAGATATACGAGCAAAGGGTCTAGTGAAGCCACTACGGACATTAAACCAGGCAAAGAGACACCTGATCCGTTGCCAGATTATGGCTTTGGTGCCTATGCCACTTGGGAAGTGGATATTTGGCGTAAGCTACGGAATGCTAAAAAATCTGCATACACCAGGTATATTTCGTCCATTGATGGAAAAAATTTCTTGGTGACCAGTTTGATCGCTGAAATAGCTAATTCATATTATGAGTTGCTGGCGCTTGATAATCAGCTGGCCATCTTGCAGCAAAACATCGAGTTGCAAAATAATGCTTATGAAATGGTGAAGCTACAAAAGCAAGCCAGCCGTGTGACGGAATTGGCTGTGCGTAGATTTGAAGCACAAGTGCTCGATACCAAAAGTATACAGTATGGCATTCAACAAAGCATCATCGAGACCGAAAACAGGATCAATTACCTAGTAGGTAGGTATCCGCAGCGAGTGGAGCGAGACCATGTGAGTTTTGGTGAACTGGTGCCCAATACGATTGCAGCAGGTATTCCTTCGCAGTTGTTGGAAAATCGCCCAGATGTGAGACAGGCAGAAATGCAACTGATCGCGAGCAAGCTGGATGTGAAAGTGGCTAAAGCCCAATTTTATCCTAGCTTGACTATCCGAGCAGGAGTGGGGTTTCAGGCGTTCAATCCTGCGTATTTGCTCACTACACCTGAGTCGCTCATTTATTCATTGGCGGGAGATATTACGGCGCCGTTGATCAATAGGAATGCGATCAAGGCGGCCTATTATAGTGCCAATGCACGCCAGATACAGGCGGTATTCAACTATGAGCGCACGATTCTGAATGCTTATGTAGAGGTGGTCAATGAGATGTCTAGTATTTCTAATCTGGCAAGTACTTATGATCTGAAAGAGCAACAGGTGCAGACGCTGAACGAATCAATTGATATTTCTAATTTCCTATTCAAATCAGCACGAGCGGACTATATGGAAGTGCTCTTGACCCAGCGTGAAGCTTTGGAGTCTAGGTTCGAACTAATAGAAACCAAAAAGAAACAAATGAACGCCATGGTGAATGTCTACCGTGCATTAGGCGGTGGCTGGAAAGAATAA